The Cervus elaphus chromosome 21, mCerEla1.1, whole genome shotgun sequence genome window below encodes:
- the CHCHD7 gene encoding coiled-coil-helix-coiled-coil-helix domain-containing protein 7 isoform X4, whose protein sequence is MPMVTRRLRDPDINPCLSESDASTRCMAENNYDKESCSSHFLKYKNCRKFWNSVMIQRRQNGVKPPMPTAAERDEILGAMGKMPY, encoded by the exons ATGCCCATGGTGACGCGGAGGCTGAGGGATCCTGACATAAACCCTTGCTTGTCG GAATCGGACGCGTCTACCAGATGCATGGCCGAAAATAACTATGACAAGGAGAGCTGTTCCTCTCACTTCTTGAAGTACAAGAACTGCCGGAAGTTCTGG AACTCTGTCATGATCCAGAGAAGACAGAATGGAGTGAAGCCGCCCATGCCCACGGCCGCAGAGAGAGACGAGATCTTAGGAGCAATGGGGAAGATGCCCTATTGA
- the CHCHD7 gene encoding coiled-coil-helix-coiled-coil-helix domain-containing protein 7 isoform X1 produces the protein MPMVTRRLRDPDINPCLSESDASTRCMAENNYDKESCSSHFLKYKNCRKFWIVAVNQLGNAWLGILVHFRPSSVRQPREPSPDGNPVTPSLNFPSPAVTLGRRSVKCSILKRKLNEVDWVLSAVTTPETAFMDGRLHQDQVCLTPETAGWPLWPPGPRQVTLRATRLCLCPGWSCCTAKCQVHV, from the exons ATGCCCATGGTGACGCGGAGGCTGAGGGATCCTGACATAAACCCTTGCTTGTCG GAATCGGACGCGTCTACCAGATGCATGGCCGAAAATAACTATGACAAGGAGAGCTGTTCCTCTCACTTCTTGAAGTACAAGAACTGCCGGAAGTTCTGG atTGTTGCTGTGAACCAGTTGGGGAATGCTTGGCTTG GAATCCTGGTCCACTTCAGGCCCTCCTCGGTACGGCAGCCCAGAGAACCCTCCCCAGATGGAAACCCAGTGACCCCCTCCTTGAACTTCCCGAGCCCTGCCGTCACCTTAGG AAGAAGAAGTGTGAAATGCTCTATtctgaaaaggaaattgaatGAGGTGGACTGGGTCTTGTCTGCAGTCACAACCCCAGAAACAGCTTTCATGGATGGGCGCCTGCATCAGGACCAAGTGTGCTTGACGCCTGAAACGGCAGGGTGGCCGCTGTGGCCCCCCGGCCCCAGGCAGGTGACTCTCAGGGccaccaggctctgcctctgCCCTGGATGGAGCTGTTGCACAGCCAAATGTCAAGTCCACGTCTGA
- the CHCHD7 gene encoding coiled-coil-helix-coiled-coil-helix domain-containing protein 7 isoform X2 — translation MPMVTRRLRDPDINPCLSESDASTRCMAENNYDKESCSSHFLKYKNCRKFWIVAVNQLGNAWLGILVHFRPSSVRQPREPSPDGNPVTPSLNFPSPAVTLGRSVKCSILKRKLNEVDWVLSAVTTPETAFMDGRLHQDQVCLTPETAGWPLWPPGPRQVTLRATRLCLCPGWSCCTAKCQVHV, via the exons ATGCCCATGGTGACGCGGAGGCTGAGGGATCCTGACATAAACCCTTGCTTGTCG GAATCGGACGCGTCTACCAGATGCATGGCCGAAAATAACTATGACAAGGAGAGCTGTTCCTCTCACTTCTTGAAGTACAAGAACTGCCGGAAGTTCTGG atTGTTGCTGTGAACCAGTTGGGGAATGCTTGGCTTG GAATCCTGGTCCACTTCAGGCCCTCCTCGGTACGGCAGCCCAGAGAACCCTCCCCAGATGGAAACCCAGTGACCCCCTCCTTGAACTTCCCGAGCCCTGCCGTCACCTTAGG AAGAAGTGTGAAATGCTCTATtctgaaaaggaaattgaatGAGGTGGACTGGGTCTTGTCTGCAGTCACAACCCCAGAAACAGCTTTCATGGATGGGCGCCTGCATCAGGACCAAGTGTGCTTGACGCCTGAAACGGCAGGGTGGCCGCTGTGGCCCCCCGGCCCCAGGCAGGTGACTCTCAGGGccaccaggctctgcctctgCCCTGGATGGAGCTGTTGCACAGCCAAATGTCAAGTCCACGTCTGA
- the CHCHD7 gene encoding coiled-coil-helix-coiled-coil-helix domain-containing protein 7 isoform X3, with the protein MPMVTRRLRDPDINPCLSESDASTRCMAENNYDKESCSSHFLKYKNCRKFWDPQALSLAASPPPMCEDVAPTEVGLPTWISILSSC; encoded by the exons ATGCCCATGGTGACGCGGAGGCTGAGGGATCCTGACATAAACCCTTGCTTGTCG GAATCGGACGCGTCTACCAGATGCATGGCCGAAAATAACTATGACAAGGAGAGCTGTTCCTCTCACTTCTTGAAGTACAAGAACTGCCGGAAGTTCTGG GACCCTCAGGCACTCTCGTTGGCTGCCTCACCCCCTCCCATGTGTGAGGATGTAGCTCCAACCGAGGTGGGTCTTCCTACGTGGATCAGTATCTTGTCATCGTGTTAG
- the CHCHD7 gene encoding coiled-coil-helix-coiled-coil-helix domain-containing protein 7 isoform X5 encodes MPMVTRRLRDPDINPCLSESDASTRCMAENNYDKESCSSHFLKYKNCRKFWIVAVNQLGNAWLEEV; translated from the exons ATGCCCATGGTGACGCGGAGGCTGAGGGATCCTGACATAAACCCTTGCTTGTCG GAATCGGACGCGTCTACCAGATGCATGGCCGAAAATAACTATGACAAGGAGAGCTGTTCCTCTCACTTCTTGAAGTACAAGAACTGCCGGAAGTTCTGG atTGTTGCTGTGAACCAGTTGGGGAATGCTTGGCTTG AAGAAGTGTGA